The following nucleotide sequence is from uncultured Roseateles sp..
GACCACGACGCCACACACGACGAAGCGCATGACGAGGCGCACACGGGTCCGATCAAGACCCCCAAGCAATTGGCCTGGGCCGTGTTGTTTGCCTTTGTGGCGCCGGTGATCATCATCATCCTGCTGGCCAATTTCGTCAGTTCGGACAAGAAGCCTGCCGCTGGCAGCGAGGGCCTGGGCGCCGAGGCGGTGGCCGCCCGCATCCAGCCCATCGGCAGCATCGAGCTGAAAGACGTGAACAACGTGGCGACCCTGAAGACGGGCGAGCAGGTGTTTGCGGCCCAGTGCTCGGCCTGCCACGCCACCGGCGCGGCCGGTGCACCCAAGCTGGCCGATGCGGCCGCCTGGGGCCCGCGCGTGAAGAATGGCTACGAGGCGCTGCTGACCTCGGCCTTGAAGGGCAAGGGC
It contains:
- a CDS encoding c-type cytochrome, with amino-acid sequence MSGTQDHDATHDEAHDEAHTGPIKTPKQLAWAVLFAFVAPVIIIILLANFVSSDKKPAAGSEGLGAEAVAARIQPIGSIELKDVNNVATLKTGEQVFAAQCSACHATGAAGAPKLADAAAWGPRVKNGYEALLTSALKGKGNMGAQGGGDFSDFEVGRAVVYMANQGGAKFDEPKAPAAAAAASK